A region of Polyodon spathula isolate WHYD16114869_AA chromosome 4, ASM1765450v1, whole genome shotgun sequence DNA encodes the following proteins:
- the LOC121314264 gene encoding uncharacterized protein LOC121314264 isoform X2, producing the protein MNMQPHPYLLKSVWMDKPKYDEAERLYHEECATSAALEGGEKTSVEKREESFTTGSGGEVQASSPESLNGEPTKKKQRRRKRSPKTKSQQARLGQALAGMMSETVWFEKSRFEEAESAYQKKLADYRFHDALPKAPEPKRQANSNVAQCENGNVVACHHVVDCIWLNKPAFDDAERSFMERLLPCSTPTSLAIVPLTAGPTPAAMQTPDDEGYLTATPTPATPGLSLLDHSNHTAPVLTAPSTQSINGMPQFPSCLRQLVSGVWLEKPIYDQAEKSYYEHLCDDLTPPASMQKGRKNRRNKAASKEVGACNRASESESNIGLGFSAMVADSNGSVSQGTAEEEDDGRLVLKAKEAESNAISVPLSVQVHLSKASVQFFLHQDSERVWLNKPLFDAAEKRHYEAVSDQASRSSTRPTVEASMPGLAAPAPRQQANTMSAEHLAQENIWFDKYRYDDAERRYYEQLNGPVSATPAGRTQTAQENGANTILQDIARARENIQKSLAGNAGCNAGEQSELVSRIRSLEMENHSLYSVVEDLRLAISKLETRVSQLEKSPAGARPTHEAAAAAAAAPPPPPCTKVEVKKEEDDDDDIDLFGSDDEEENAEAARIREERLQQYAAKKAKKPVLIAKSSILLDVKPWDDETDMVKMEECVRSVQADGLLWGSSKLVPVGYGIKKLQIQCVVEDDKVGTDMLEEEITKFEDLVQSVDVAAFNKI; encoded by the exons ATGAACATGCAGCCGCACCCCTACCTGCTGAAGAGTGTCTGGATGGACAAGCCCAAGTACGATGAGGCAGAGAGGCTTTACCACGAGGAATGTGCCACGTCTGCTGCCCTGGAGGGGGGAGAGAAAACTAGTGTTGAGAAGCGGGAGGAGAGCTTCACTACAGGCAGTGGTGGGGAGGTCCAGGCATCTTCTCCAGAAAGCCTCAACGGAGAGCCGACCAAGAAGAAGCAAAGAAGACGCAAACGATCGCCCAAAACCAAGAGCCAGCAGGCCAGGCTAGGCCAGGCGTTGGCTGGAATGATGTCTGAAACAGTCTGGTTTGAGAAATCCCGTTTTGAGGAAGCGGAGAGCGCTTATCAGAAGAAACTGGCGGATTATCGGTTCCATGATGCTCTTCCAAAGGCCCCGGAGCCTAAACGCCAGGCAAACTCTAACGTGGCACAGTGCGAAAACGGGAATGTGGTCGCCTGCCACCATGTAGTGGACTGCATCTGGCTCAATAAGCCTGCCTTTGATGATGCAGAGCGCAGTTTCATGGAGAGATTGCTTCCTTGCTCCACCCCGACCTCTCTGGCTATTGTGCCCCTCACAGCTGGTCCAACACCTGCTGCCATGCAAACCCCGGATGACGAGGGTTACCTGACCGCTACCCCAACGCCTGCCACCCCAGGCCTTTCCCTCCTGGATCACTCGAACCATACTGCTCCGGTTTTAACCGCTCCCTCCACCCAGTCCATCAACGGGATGCCCCAGTTCCCCAGCTGCCTACGACAGCTGGTCTCTGGGGTGTGGCTGGAGAAGCCAATCTATGATCAGGCTGAGAAGAGTTACTACGAGCACCTCTGCGATGATCTCACCCCCCCAGCTTCAATGCAGAAGGGAAGGAAGAATAGGAGGAACAAGGCGGCCAGCAAGGAGGTAGGAGCATGCAACCGTGCATCGGAGTCTGAGAGTAATATCGGGTTGGGCTTCTCTGCGATGGTAGCTGACAGTAATGGCAGTGTTTCGCAAGGGACCGCAGAGGAGGAGGATGACGGACGGCTCGTTCTAAAGGCTAAAGAAGCAGAGAGTAATGCGATATCTGTGCCTCTCTCTGTCCAAGTCCACCTTTCCAAGGCATCCGTTCAGTTCTTCCTGCATCAGGACAGCGAACGTGTGTGGCTCAACAAGCCCCTGTTTGACGCAGCGGAGAAGAGGCACTACGAAGCAGTCTCCGATCAAGCCAGCAGGTCCAGCACTAGACCGACTGTGGAGGCCTCAATGCCAGGGCTGGCTGCTCCGGCACCCAGGCAGCAAGCAAA CACCATGAGCGCAGAACACCTGGCCCAGGAGAACATCTGGTTTGACAAGTACCGGTACGACGATGCCGAGAGACGGTACTACGAGCAGCTGAACGGACCCGTCTCCGCCACCCCTGCGGGCCGCACTCAGACTGCACAG GAGAACGGAGCAAATACAATCCTGCAAGACATTGCCAGAGCCAGGGAGAATATCCAGAAATCGCTAGCCGGA AATGCTGGGTGCAACGCTGGAGAACAGAGCGAGCTGGTGTCCCGGATCAGGAGCCTGGAGATGGAGAACCACAGTCTGTACAGCG TGGTGGAAGACCTGAGACTGGCCATCTCAAAGCTGGAAACTCGTGTGTCACAGTTGGAGAAATCCCCAGCAGGGGCCAGACCGACccatgaagcagcagcagcagcagcagcagcaccaccaccaccaccctgcACCAAG GTGGAGGTGAAAAAGgaggaagatgatgatgatgatatcgACTTGTTTGGCAGTGACGATGAAGAGGAGAATGCTGAGGCAGCTCGCATCAGAGAGGAGAGACTGCAGCAATATGCAGCCAAGAAGGCAAAGAAACCTGTTCTCATTGCCAAGTCCTCCATCCTGCTAGACGTCAAGCCG TGGGATGACGAGACAGACATGGTGAAGATGGAGGAGTGTGTGCGCTCTGTGCAGGCGGACGGTCTCTTGTGGGGCTCCTCTAAGCTGGTTCCAGTAGGGTACGGCATCAAGAAGCTGCAGATCCAGTGCGTGGTGGAGGATGACAAGGTTGGCACAGACATGCTGGAAGAGGAGATCACCAAGTTCGAGGACCTC gtgCAGAGCGTCGACGTTGCTGCTTTCAACAAGATCTAA
- the LOC121314268 gene encoding pyrroline-5-carboxylate reductase 3-like, giving the protein MEQDLREIKVGFIGAGKMAHGIAQGILLSGKVSPGNVMVSAPSLNNLGKFKDCGVRTTHCNTEVVQVSQVLFLAVKPHVIPSVLQEVSAVVTPQHIIVSVAAGVTIATLEGLLPTGSMVLRLMPNLPCVVQEGALLFCRGSRAGPGEAGLLRGLLSSCGLVEEGPEAFIDIHTGLSGSGVAYVYMLAEAMAEGAVKMGMPSALANRIAAQTVLGAGRLLRDSGQHPAQLRADVCTPGGTTIFGLHALERGGLRAAAMGAVEAATERARELGGK; this is encoded by the exons ATGGAGCAGGACCTCAGAGAGATCAAAGTGGGCTTCATCGGAGCAGGGAAGATGGCTCATGGAATCGCCCAGGGAATTCTCCTGTCTG gtaAAGTGAGTCCTGGCAATGTGATGGTGAGCGCACCTTCACTGAACAACCTGGGGAAGTTCAAG GACTGTGGTGTCAGGACCACGCACTGTAACACAGAGGTGGTGCAGGTCAGTCAGGTTCTCTTTCTGGCCGTGAAGCCGCACGTAATTCCCAGCGTCCTCCAGGAGGTCTCTGCGGTCGTCACCCCGCAGCACATCATCGTCTCTGTGGCAGCAGGCGTCACCATAGCAACCCTAGAGGGG CTGCTCCCGACTGGCTCAATGGTCCTGAGGTTGATGCCAAACCTGCCCTGTGTGGTCCAGGAGGGGGCGCTGTTGTTCTGCCGGGGGTCTCGGGCGGGGCCTGGTGAGGCGGGGCTCCTGCGCGGGCTGCTGTCCTCCTGCGGCCTGGTGGAGGAGGGGCCGGAGGCGTTTATTGACATCCACACAGGACTGAGCGGCAGCGGCGTGGCCTAT GTGTACATGTTGGCAGAGGCGATGGCTGAGGGTGCGGTCAAGATGGGCATGCCCAGCGCTCTGGCCAATAGGATTGCAGCACAGACAGTGCTG ggtgcCGGCAGGCTCCTGAGGGACTCTGGGCAGCACCCAGCACAGCTGCGGGCCGACGTCTGCACCCCGGGCGGGACCACCATCTTCGGGCTGCACGCTCTGGAGAGAGGGGGGCTTCGAGCTGCTGCCATGGGGGCCGTGGAGGCAGCGACGGAGAGGGCTCGCGAGTTGGGAGGCAAATAG
- the LOC121314265 gene encoding protein brambleberry-like: MAFCVNLSVVAWALVLGVLCGRVGLVVTFFGWMKETPTTVEPPPAVVSANTHGETPPFEMTTADDRFLAEAKQLELSPLDSCHYKVIAQLKSSCSGLSEEEIAKLGVVLFNCQAEVEGRKTYPCTPEMTIKECTEPMDADTWNAYHIVSNRARSVCYTTRQQHFKRRTEVTVNSLVATAASQLEAMRVLKDGQAELKELTASSLEKVLSSQSSLLEQQGALQQGQEELESSIDINLERLAQEKALIASGHQLVAQLIEGITHRMDNVSKHLKGQGEDLQEGHQAILADLAEVRSRAQDIYSKIDSNLSGFLRYQNRTTRYFEQLMGNLQRMNSTLGTLLHYMDRMQGSVESRLRHIQGFIGWVGINLSAVSTCVLHTGYFLLVALLMTFLQTPGLPRAMLLVLVVLNALSELNQQPAMDFHSLTIFLVLGAIGNWFLLRLVNGCSAMSRRRSQATLPASSTVSSSETLRPAGLRLASTPNRDLADVKDDLPALEQDSCLFDEGSLADLSLQGAEPLPPRLLMRPRSEGTPSHSTPLLKRASLPMMALEGVPQRHLGSLLDGISESRPGSPNQSMGSNGSMSGRQLCSGITKTGLLCKKRAVRGWEFCHVHEAGQASYTS, translated from the exons ATGGCGTTCTGTGTAAATTTGAGTGTCGTTGCCTGGGCCCTAGTCCTCGGTGTGTTGTGTGGCCGTGTCGGTCTGGTGGTGACGTTTTTCGGCTGGATGAAGGAGACGCCCACCACTGTAGAGCCCCCTCCCGCGGTCGTGTCGGCGAACACGCACGGGGAAACTCCGCCATTCGAGATGACCACGGCAGACGACCGCTTCCTCGCCGAAGCCAAACAACTAGAGCTGTCCCCTCTCGACAGCTGTCACTACAAG GTGATCGCCCAGCTGAAATCCTCCTGCAGTGGCCTATCGGAAGAAGAGATTGCCAAACTGGGTGTGGTTTTGTTCAATTgccaggcagaggtggaagggcgAAAGACCTACCCCTGCACCCCAGAAATG ACGATCAAAGAGTGCACAGAGCCAATGGATGCGGACACCTGGAATGCCTACCACATCGTGAGCAACCGAGCGCGCTCTGTGTGCTACACCACACGCCAGCAGCACTTCAAGAGGAGGACAGAGGTGACGGTCAACTCGCTCGTCGCCACGGCAGCCAGCCAGCTGGAGGCCATGCGTGTGCTCAAG GACGGCCAGGCTGAGCTGAAGGAGCTGACAGCCTCGTCTCTGGAGAAGGTTCTGAGCAGTCAGAGTTCTCTGCTTGAGCAGCAGGGGGCGCTGCAACAGGGGCAGGAGGAGCTAGAGTCCTCCATCGACATCAACCTGGAGCGCCTGGCGCAGGAGAAAGCGCTCATCGCCAGTGGGCACCAGCTCGTGGCACAGCTCATCGAGGGCATCACACACCGCATGG ACAACGTGAGCAAGCACCTGAAGGGCCAGGGTGAGGACCTGCAGGAGGGACACCAAGCCATCCTGGCTGACCTGGCTGAAGTGAGGAGCCGGGCCCAGGACATCTACTCCAAGATAG ACTCAAACCTGTCTGGATTCCTGCGTTATCAGAATCGCACAACTCGCTACTTCGAGCAGTTGATGGGGAACCTGCAGCGCATGAACAGCACGCTGGGGACGCTGCTGCACTACATGGACAGGATGCAGGGCAGCGTGGAGAGCAGGCTACGGCACATCCAGGGCTTCATCGGCTGGGTTG gcattAACCTCTCTGCAGTGTCCACCTGTGTCCTGCATACTGGCTACTTCCTACTGGTTGCTCTACTCATGACTTTCCTGCAGACTCCTGGCCTGCCCCGTGCCATGCTCCTTGTGTTAGTTGTTCTGAACGCACTGTCTGAGCTCAACCAGCAACCCGCCATGGACTTCCACAGCCTCACCATTTTCTTGGTGCTCGGCGCCATTG GTAACTGGTTCCTGCTGCGGCTGGTGAACGGTTGTTCTGCGATGAGCCGTCGAAGATCCCAGGCCACCCTGCCTGCCTCCAGCACAGTCTCCTCCTCGGAGACCCTCAGACCTGCGGGCCTCCGCCTCGCCTCTACACCAAACAG GGATCTGGCTGATGTGAAGGATGATCTGCCGGCACTGGAGCAGGACAGCTGTCTCTTCG ATGAGGGCAGCCTGGCGGACCTCTCTCTGCAGGGGGCTGAGCCACTGCCCCCTCGGTTGTTGATGCGGCCCCGATCTGAGGGGACCCCCAGTCACTCCACCCCGCTGCTGAAGAGAGCCAGCCTGCCCATG ATGGCGCTAGAGGGAGTCCCCCAGAGACACCTGGGCTCCCTTCTCGATGGAATCTCAGAATCCAGGCCAGGCAGCCCCAACCAGTCCATGGGCAGCAATGG GTCTATGTCTGGCAGACAGTTATGCAGTGGCATCACCAAGACTGGGCTGCTCTGCAAAAAGAGAGCGGTGAGGGGGTGGGAATTCTGTCATGTGCATGAGGCTGGACAAGCATCCTACACCAGCTAG
- the LOC121314264 gene encoding uncharacterized protein LOC121314264 isoform X1 — MNMQPHPYLLKSVWMDKPKYDEAERLYHEECATSAALEGGEKTSVEKREESFTTGSGGEVQASSPESLNGEPTKKKQRRRKRSPKTKSQQARLGQALAGMMSETVWFEKSRFEEAESAYQKKLADYRFHDALPKAPEPKRQANSNVAQCENGNVVACHHVVDCIWLNKPAFDDAERSFMERLLPCSTPTSLAIVPLTAGPTPAAMQTPDDEGYLTATPTPATPGLSLLDHSNHTAPVLTAPSTQSINGMPQFPSCLRQLVSGVWLEKPIYDQAEKSYYEHLCDDLTPPASMQKGRKNRRNKAASKEVGACNRASESESNIGLGFSAMVADSNGSVSQGTAEEEDDGRLVLKAKEAESNAISVPLSVQVHLSKASVQFFLHQDSERVWLNKPLFDAAEKRHYEAVSDQASRSSTRPTVEASMPGLAAPAPRQQANTMSAEHLAQENIWFDKYRYDDAERRYYEQLNGPVSATPAGRTQTAQENGANTILQDIARARENIQKSLAGLKTTLHPTGTPSVSAKRPRHSAQSNAGCNAGEQSELVSRIRSLEMENHSLYSVVEDLRLAISKLETRVSQLEKSPAGARPTHEAAAAAAAAPPPPPCTKVEVKKEEDDDDDIDLFGSDDEEENAEAARIREERLQQYAAKKAKKPVLIAKSSILLDVKPWDDETDMVKMEECVRSVQADGLLWGSSKLVPVGYGIKKLQIQCVVEDDKVGTDMLEEEITKFEDLVQSVDVAAFNKI, encoded by the exons ATGAACATGCAGCCGCACCCCTACCTGCTGAAGAGTGTCTGGATGGACAAGCCCAAGTACGATGAGGCAGAGAGGCTTTACCACGAGGAATGTGCCACGTCTGCTGCCCTGGAGGGGGGAGAGAAAACTAGTGTTGAGAAGCGGGAGGAGAGCTTCACTACAGGCAGTGGTGGGGAGGTCCAGGCATCTTCTCCAGAAAGCCTCAACGGAGAGCCGACCAAGAAGAAGCAAAGAAGACGCAAACGATCGCCCAAAACCAAGAGCCAGCAGGCCAGGCTAGGCCAGGCGTTGGCTGGAATGATGTCTGAAACAGTCTGGTTTGAGAAATCCCGTTTTGAGGAAGCGGAGAGCGCTTATCAGAAGAAACTGGCGGATTATCGGTTCCATGATGCTCTTCCAAAGGCCCCGGAGCCTAAACGCCAGGCAAACTCTAACGTGGCACAGTGCGAAAACGGGAATGTGGTCGCCTGCCACCATGTAGTGGACTGCATCTGGCTCAATAAGCCTGCCTTTGATGATGCAGAGCGCAGTTTCATGGAGAGATTGCTTCCTTGCTCCACCCCGACCTCTCTGGCTATTGTGCCCCTCACAGCTGGTCCAACACCTGCTGCCATGCAAACCCCGGATGACGAGGGTTACCTGACCGCTACCCCAACGCCTGCCACCCCAGGCCTTTCCCTCCTGGATCACTCGAACCATACTGCTCCGGTTTTAACCGCTCCCTCCACCCAGTCCATCAACGGGATGCCCCAGTTCCCCAGCTGCCTACGACAGCTGGTCTCTGGGGTGTGGCTGGAGAAGCCAATCTATGATCAGGCTGAGAAGAGTTACTACGAGCACCTCTGCGATGATCTCACCCCCCCAGCTTCAATGCAGAAGGGAAGGAAGAATAGGAGGAACAAGGCGGCCAGCAAGGAGGTAGGAGCATGCAACCGTGCATCGGAGTCTGAGAGTAATATCGGGTTGGGCTTCTCTGCGATGGTAGCTGACAGTAATGGCAGTGTTTCGCAAGGGACCGCAGAGGAGGAGGATGACGGACGGCTCGTTCTAAAGGCTAAAGAAGCAGAGAGTAATGCGATATCTGTGCCTCTCTCTGTCCAAGTCCACCTTTCCAAGGCATCCGTTCAGTTCTTCCTGCATCAGGACAGCGAACGTGTGTGGCTCAACAAGCCCCTGTTTGACGCAGCGGAGAAGAGGCACTACGAAGCAGTCTCCGATCAAGCCAGCAGGTCCAGCACTAGACCGACTGTGGAGGCCTCAATGCCAGGGCTGGCTGCTCCGGCACCCAGGCAGCAAGCAAA CACCATGAGCGCAGAACACCTGGCCCAGGAGAACATCTGGTTTGACAAGTACCGGTACGACGATGCCGAGAGACGGTACTACGAGCAGCTGAACGGACCCGTCTCCGCCACCCCTGCGGGCCGCACTCAGACTGCACAG GAGAACGGAGCAAATACAATCCTGCAAGACATTGCCAGAGCCAGGGAGAATATCCAGAAATCGCTAGCCGGA CTGAAGACCACATTACACCCCACTGGAACCCCCTCTGTCTCTGCAAAGCGCCCCCGCCACTCTGCTCAGTCT AATGCTGGGTGCAACGCTGGAGAACAGAGCGAGCTGGTGTCCCGGATCAGGAGCCTGGAGATGGAGAACCACAGTCTGTACAGCG TGGTGGAAGACCTGAGACTGGCCATCTCAAAGCTGGAAACTCGTGTGTCACAGTTGGAGAAATCCCCAGCAGGGGCCAGACCGACccatgaagcagcagcagcagcagcagcagcaccaccaccaccaccctgcACCAAG GTGGAGGTGAAAAAGgaggaagatgatgatgatgatatcgACTTGTTTGGCAGTGACGATGAAGAGGAGAATGCTGAGGCAGCTCGCATCAGAGAGGAGAGACTGCAGCAATATGCAGCCAAGAAGGCAAAGAAACCTGTTCTCATTGCCAAGTCCTCCATCCTGCTAGACGTCAAGCCG TGGGATGACGAGACAGACATGGTGAAGATGGAGGAGTGTGTGCGCTCTGTGCAGGCGGACGGTCTCTTGTGGGGCTCCTCTAAGCTGGTTCCAGTAGGGTACGGCATCAAGAAGCTGCAGATCCAGTGCGTGGTGGAGGATGACAAGGTTGGCACAGACATGCTGGAAGAGGAGATCACCAAGTTCGAGGACCTC gtgCAGAGCGTCGACGTTGCTGCTTTCAACAAGATCTAA
- the LOC121314264 gene encoding uncharacterized protein LOC121314264 isoform X3 gives MNMQPHPYLLKSVWMDKPKYDEAERLYHEECATSAALEGGEKTSVEKREESFTTGSGGEVQASSPESLNGEPTKKKQRRRKRSPKTKSQQARLGQALAGMMSETVWFEKSRFEEAESAYQKKLADYRFHDALPKAPEPKRQANSNVAQCENGNVVACHHVVDCIWLNKPAFDDAERSFMERLLPCSTPTSLAIVPLTAGPTPAAMQTPDDEGYLTATPTPATPGLSLLDHSNHTAPVLTAPSTQSINGMPQFPSCLRQLVSGVWLEKPIYDQAEKSYYEHLCDDLTPPASMQKGRKNRRNKAASKEVGACNRASESESNIGLGFSAMVADSNGSVSQGTAEEEDDGRLVLKAKEAESNAISVPLSVQVHLSKASVQFFLHQDSERVWLNKPLFDAAEKRHYEAVSDQASRSSTRPTVEASMPGLAAPAPRQQANTMSAEHLAQENIWFDKYRYDDAERRYYEQLNGPVSATPAGRTQTAQNAGCNAGEQSELVSRIRSLEMENHSLYSVVEDLRLAISKLETRVSQLEKSPAGARPTHEAAAAAAAAPPPPPCTKVEVKKEEDDDDDIDLFGSDDEEENAEAARIREERLQQYAAKKAKKPVLIAKSSILLDVKPWDDETDMVKMEECVRSVQADGLLWGSSKLVPVGYGIKKLQIQCVVEDDKVGTDMLEEEITKFEDLVQSVDVAAFNKI, from the exons ATGAACATGCAGCCGCACCCCTACCTGCTGAAGAGTGTCTGGATGGACAAGCCCAAGTACGATGAGGCAGAGAGGCTTTACCACGAGGAATGTGCCACGTCTGCTGCCCTGGAGGGGGGAGAGAAAACTAGTGTTGAGAAGCGGGAGGAGAGCTTCACTACAGGCAGTGGTGGGGAGGTCCAGGCATCTTCTCCAGAAAGCCTCAACGGAGAGCCGACCAAGAAGAAGCAAAGAAGACGCAAACGATCGCCCAAAACCAAGAGCCAGCAGGCCAGGCTAGGCCAGGCGTTGGCTGGAATGATGTCTGAAACAGTCTGGTTTGAGAAATCCCGTTTTGAGGAAGCGGAGAGCGCTTATCAGAAGAAACTGGCGGATTATCGGTTCCATGATGCTCTTCCAAAGGCCCCGGAGCCTAAACGCCAGGCAAACTCTAACGTGGCACAGTGCGAAAACGGGAATGTGGTCGCCTGCCACCATGTAGTGGACTGCATCTGGCTCAATAAGCCTGCCTTTGATGATGCAGAGCGCAGTTTCATGGAGAGATTGCTTCCTTGCTCCACCCCGACCTCTCTGGCTATTGTGCCCCTCACAGCTGGTCCAACACCTGCTGCCATGCAAACCCCGGATGACGAGGGTTACCTGACCGCTACCCCAACGCCTGCCACCCCAGGCCTTTCCCTCCTGGATCACTCGAACCATACTGCTCCGGTTTTAACCGCTCCCTCCACCCAGTCCATCAACGGGATGCCCCAGTTCCCCAGCTGCCTACGACAGCTGGTCTCTGGGGTGTGGCTGGAGAAGCCAATCTATGATCAGGCTGAGAAGAGTTACTACGAGCACCTCTGCGATGATCTCACCCCCCCAGCTTCAATGCAGAAGGGAAGGAAGAATAGGAGGAACAAGGCGGCCAGCAAGGAGGTAGGAGCATGCAACCGTGCATCGGAGTCTGAGAGTAATATCGGGTTGGGCTTCTCTGCGATGGTAGCTGACAGTAATGGCAGTGTTTCGCAAGGGACCGCAGAGGAGGAGGATGACGGACGGCTCGTTCTAAAGGCTAAAGAAGCAGAGAGTAATGCGATATCTGTGCCTCTCTCTGTCCAAGTCCACCTTTCCAAGGCATCCGTTCAGTTCTTCCTGCATCAGGACAGCGAACGTGTGTGGCTCAACAAGCCCCTGTTTGACGCAGCGGAGAAGAGGCACTACGAAGCAGTCTCCGATCAAGCCAGCAGGTCCAGCACTAGACCGACTGTGGAGGCCTCAATGCCAGGGCTGGCTGCTCCGGCACCCAGGCAGCAAGCAAA CACCATGAGCGCAGAACACCTGGCCCAGGAGAACATCTGGTTTGACAAGTACCGGTACGACGATGCCGAGAGACGGTACTACGAGCAGCTGAACGGACCCGTCTCCGCCACCCCTGCGGGCCGCACTCAGACTGCACAG AATGCTGGGTGCAACGCTGGAGAACAGAGCGAGCTGGTGTCCCGGATCAGGAGCCTGGAGATGGAGAACCACAGTCTGTACAGCG TGGTGGAAGACCTGAGACTGGCCATCTCAAAGCTGGAAACTCGTGTGTCACAGTTGGAGAAATCCCCAGCAGGGGCCAGACCGACccatgaagcagcagcagcagcagcagcagcaccaccaccaccaccctgcACCAAG GTGGAGGTGAAAAAGgaggaagatgatgatgatgatatcgACTTGTTTGGCAGTGACGATGAAGAGGAGAATGCTGAGGCAGCTCGCATCAGAGAGGAGAGACTGCAGCAATATGCAGCCAAGAAGGCAAAGAAACCTGTTCTCATTGCCAAGTCCTCCATCCTGCTAGACGTCAAGCCG TGGGATGACGAGACAGACATGGTGAAGATGGAGGAGTGTGTGCGCTCTGTGCAGGCGGACGGTCTCTTGTGGGGCTCCTCTAAGCTGGTTCCAGTAGGGTACGGCATCAAGAAGCTGCAGATCCAGTGCGTGGTGGAGGATGACAAGGTTGGCACAGACATGCTGGAAGAGGAGATCACCAAGTTCGAGGACCTC gtgCAGAGCGTCGACGTTGCTGCTTTCAACAAGATCTAA